ACTATCGCCCATGCCAACGACCGGAATGGTAACCGCTTCGCGGCATTCAAACAGACCCGTATCCCCCATGGAGTCAATGACAATCGCATCAACACCATCCCTTTCGGCTTCGATGGCAGCGAGCGACATACCGGCACGACCCAAAGAATGTTCAATGTCGTTCTGGCCATGAATGGGGCCAAAAGGGTTGTTGCTAAGGCTGAGTTCCACCCCTAAATCTTGATAGGGGAGTAAATCCTCAAGCTTTCTGAATGACTTTCCTTCAATTTCTGGTCCAACAAAAATGACTCTAATTTTTATCATGCTTCTATCCTTTCCTTTTACGTTAAACGAATGACATGTCCGTTGTATCATTAATTGAACGTTTGATCAATTAATTTTTTAATAGAAGGAACTTGTCTATTCAACTTGAAAGAAATGAAGTTATCTGAGTAAACAACAATAAGAAATGCTGATGAAAGTTACCCTCTCGTCAGTTTTGCAATGGCTTCCACATGAACGGTCCAACGGAATTGGTCCAGCGGTTGGATAGCTTCAATTTTATAGCCTCCTTCCACCAAGATACGCGCATCACGCGCGAATGTCAGAGGATTACACGATACATAGATCAGTGTTGGAACAGCGGATGCTGCAAGAGCTTGAGTTTGTTCAATCGCCCCTGCCCGCGGGGGATCCACCACCACAACATCGTAAGGCTCAAGCTCTTTCTCTCTCAAAGGAGTTTTAAAGAGATCGCGATAGAATGTCGCTATGGGTCTTTGCACCTTACCTGCCGCACTTTTAAGCGCGTTTAAGGCAGGTTCGTCCATCTCATAGCCATCGACAGGTGCAAATCTGGACAAGGGCAGAGAGAGCGTTCCCCGGCCGCAGAACAAATCGGCGATTCGAGAAGGGGCCTGTGGTAGGAGATCACACACGAGAGACGTAAGTATTTTGTCTGCCTCGGAACTAGGCTGCAAGAATCCACGGCAATTACTCTCGACGGGCACTTCATCAAACAAGACGTAAGGCATCTCTCGTATTAGGGTAAAATCTTCTTTTCCCTTCAAAGTCACCAAGAGACGGCAAAGGTTCTGGTGACTCGCGAATTGGCCCCACAATTCTCGCTGTTCTAAGGTCAAAGGGGTTTTGTCGCGCACTTCAACCGTTACATCCAACCCATTATGAGCAGACGTGATAAACACTTCCCCCTCAAACCCTGCAGGGAAAGATTTTCCAATAACCTCGAGAAGCGGCTTCATAAAGGCAACAATCTCAGGCCTTAAAATATGACAGCTCTCAAGGGTGAGAAGCTCATAAGAGTGGTATTTGTGATAGCCAAGTTCCACCCCTTTTGGAAGACAACGGAAGTTAAAGTTGGCTCGCCTTCGTAAACCCGGAGGTAAAACAATCGGCTCTAGCACTAGGGGGTCTGGGTTTTCGAACCCTTCAAACAGAAGCGGCTTTAATATTTTATCCCGCTTAAATTGTCGATAAGTTTCATCTCCTAAATGTTGCAATTGGCAACTTCCGCACACCCCAAAGTGTGGACACGGCGGTTTCACATAGTTTGCCCCTTGACTGATAATCTCATGATGGACAACTTGATATCGATTTTTTTTGGTAAGAATAAGCTCAACGGACACTTCATCACCTGGCGTTGCGTAGGGAATGTACAGCCGTTGGTCGTCCGCAATGACCACGCCATCGCCATTTTGGCCCAATTCTTGGACAATGAGCGTTTTTTGTATCGGGGGACTAAGGGTCATCTCTTGGTTCCTTCGCTTAACTAGAAGTACCCTTTCTAAGGTATTTTCGAAGATTCTTCAAGATAATTGGACTAAAGGGAGAGAGATATAAAAAAAAGCCCAGATTTCTCAGGGCTTTATATCACGAGTCTTCAAAGGGCATGAGTGAAGAGAAAGGTGGTGGGCGATGACAGATTTGAACTGCCGACCCTCTCGGTGTAAACGAGACGCTCTACCGCTGAGCTAATCGCCCACTATTTTCTCTCAGTCACTCATGCAACATAAAACAAGTTTCCTACCATTTCAATTGTTCTTTCTGGTAGTTTTGCAAATTTATTTTGCGACTGCTTCTTTCAATTGCTTACCAGCGCGGAACTTAGGCAAACGAGTTGCAGGAATTCTAATTGCTGCACCTGTGCGTGGGTTACGGCCATCGCTGGCTGGACGGTTTGTTACAACGAAAGTACCAAAACCAATCAAACGAACTTCTTCGCCTTTTTTCAAAGATTGGGTAATAGACTTAAATGTTGCGTCAATTGCTTTCTCTGCGTCAGTTTTTGTGAGGCTTGAAGCAGCTGCTACTTTTGCGATTAGATCACTTTTATTCACGGTATAATTCCTATATTAAAGTTGAACCACTAGACTACACTTGAATCTTAAGTCGACTTTTCCCCCCACGTCAACACGGAATATGGGGTTTTTGCTAAGAAAAATGCATTTTTTTGACTTGATTTCGCAAAATTTATGCTGTAAAACCCCACAACCTGTTATTTTGACTTATTTCCCTAAAATTTGATCTAAAATAATGAGGGGTAAATTTAACCCCATTTGTGAGGGTTATAGCGCCTTAAAACACTCCTTTCTAGGATGAAATAACGCACGTATATGCACATGGTTGCGAAAGGGATCTATTCCTTTTATAAAGAAGGATGGAAGCTTTACATTAAATTTAGGTGAGATTACATGATTATAGTAACCGGTGGCGCAGGGTTTATAGGTTCAAATGTGGTTGCTGCTTTGGAACAACGAGGCATAAACCGTCTAGTTGTGTGCGATACGTTGGGCGATACGGCTAAATGGCATAACCTTGTCAAACGTGATCTTTACAACTGCATAGACGCCTCTCAGTTGCTCCCCTTCCTGGATGCGAATAAGAATAACGTTGAAGTGATTTTTCACATGGGGGCAATTTCTGATACAACAGAAAAAAACGTGGACTTGATTTTAGAGCAGAATTATCGCCTCACCATGAAATTAGTAGAATGGTGTGGGCGGAATCGGACTCGCCTTATCTATGCCTCTTCTGCCGCCACCTATGGAGATGGAAGCGTTGGATTTGAAGATGACCCTACCCGAATCGGTTTGTCTAAACTTCGTCCATTGAATCCCTATGGCTGGAGCAAGCATCTGGTTGATCGAACTATTGCTCAAATTCGAGAGCTGGGTTCCAATGAAGACTTTACTTTGCCGCCTCAATGTGCGGGATTGAAGTTCTTTAATGTCTATGGCCCCAACGAATACCACAAAGGGGGAATGATGAGCGTTGTGAATCAGGTTTATCACCAGATACAAGCAAAAGGAGTAGCCCGTCTCTTCAAGTCTGACCATCCGGATTATAAAGATGGCGGACAATTGCGGGATTTCATATATATAAATGATTGCTTAGATGTGATGATGTGGCTTTATGATCATCCTGAGGTAAGCGGTCTCTTTAATGTAGGGACAGGACAAGCACGTAGCTTTGCTGACCTTGCACGGGCCGTCTTCGCAGCTCTCCTGCAGCCAGAGTCCTTAGAATTCATTGATATGCCGGACATTCTTAAAGGTAAATATCAATACTTTACACAAAGCATCAATGGTGGCTTGGAGGCTGCAGGCTATACCCGCGCCTTTACGTCACTCGAAGAAGGCGTGAGAGATTATGTGCAACGGTATTTAATGCAAGATGATCCCTATCGATAATAACAAGTCCACCGATAGGGATCGAGATCTGGAATCAATTTTACTTTAACTAAAAGAAATACCACCTTTTTGCCTTAGGAGCTGTTGGTGGCGCTGGTTCAGTGCTGGCTGTGTTAGAAGCAACTGTTTCTGAAAGTAGCACACCAGTAGTATCTGATTTTGCCTTGTCGGCCTCCTGCTGAGCTGGCGTCTCTCCTATACTGACTTCTTTATTTAACTCACGACTTTGTTCAACAAGCTTGAAAGCTTTATTACTTACCTCTGTATGAGAGCTCATCCCTTCAATATCAATTGCACAGGCGCATGAAATTTTAAGCATTACTGCACTAACCACAAGAATGCCATATTTATTTACTTTCATAATACTACTCCTAATTTAATTAACATACTCAGTTTTCTTACCTATTTTATAATAAGCATTAAAAGTAAACATTTAGTGTACTTTATAAAGAAGAATTTTTCATTTATATTAATTAAAGCTATCGCAAAAACAAACTTTCAGTGGTACAAGTTATTTTGAGAAGATCTGCATCCGTGCGGAGAGTCAGCTAGGCAGACAAAGAATGCTTCCGCTTCCTAGGGAATGGCAACAGAAAAAATAAAAGTAAAATATGAGTAAATTGAATAAACACAAGATTGTAGTTGTTGGAGCGACAGGCAATGTAGGCCGCGCAATGCTCTCTATACTTGCTGAACGGGGTATCCCCTTTGAAAATGTGACTGCCGTCGCTTCTGAACGTTCGGCAGGTGGTGAGGTTTCTTATGGAGATAGCGGTATCTTGAAGGTATATCCCTTAAGTACCTTTGATTTTCAAGGTATGAGCATTGCCCTTTTCTCCCCTGGCGGCAAAGTATCGGCAGAGTTTGCCCCAAAAGCAGTAGCCTCAGGTTGTGTGGTTATTGACAACACCTCCCATTTTCGCAACGACCCAGATATCCCTCTGGTGGTTCCAGAGGTAAACCCTGAAGCTATTGCGGGATACACCAAACGCCGTATTATCGCAAATCCCAACTGTTCCCTCATTCAGCTCGTCGTTGCCTTAAAGCCATTACATAAAATAACATCAATCAAACGCGTTGTTTTATCTACCTACCAGTCTGTATCTGGGGCAGGTAAGGATGCCATGGATGAGCTACTGAATCAAACACGGGCTATGTATATGAATAGTCCAGCTCAATCCCATCATTTGCCTCGACCCATAGCTTTTAATGTGATTCCCCAAATCGGAGAATTTAGAGAGGATGGCAGTACAGAAGAAGAATGGAAAATTCAAGCGGAGCTACAAAAAATTCTTTCACCTGATATTCAGGTTGCCGTCACGTGTGTCAGAGTTCCTGTCTTTATTGGGCATTCGATTGCAGCAACAGTAGAATTTGAAGGAGCAATCCCACCCGATCAGGCCCGAAAGGCACTAAAAAATGCGCCTGGGATCATTGTTACAGATAATTCCGATGAAAGTGAGTACTTAACCCCGATTGAATGTGTGGGTGAGGACCCAGTTTATATAAGCCGTATTCGCCAAGATAAATCCGTACCCCATGGCCTCAATTTGTGGATAGTAGCGGATAATGTTCGCAAAGGAGCAGCCTTGAATGCCATACAAATTGCTGAAATTTTGGCAAAAGACTACTTGAACAAACATTAAGGAACCGATTGATGCTGATTGATTATTTACCTTCAATTTTGGCTCTAACCGGCATTCAATTGGTAGGCCTTATCAGCCCCGGACCTGATTTTGCAGTTGTCGTTCGCAACAGCTTGGTGTACTCCCGAAAGACTGGTCTCATCACTGCTGTTGGTGTCGCTTTTGGGACATTGATCCATTTAGCCTACATTCTTTTGGGACTGGGCATTGTTATTTCCAAAACAGTTTTACTTTTTCATTTAGTGAAATATTTGGGCGCGAGTTATCTGATTTATATAGGAATTAAAGGCTTGATGGCCCGAAAAAGGACCTTAACTTATGGAAATTTGAGCCATCATAAAGATATTTCATCCCTCGAAGCCTTTCAGACCGGGGTTCTAACAAATGCCATAAATGTCAAATGTATGCTCTTTTTTTTAAGCGTCATCTCTGCGTTTATCACGCCCAATGAACCAGGAATGATCATTTTCATTTATGGTATGATCATATTTTTTACCACCCTCATCTGGTTTTTAATCGTTGCTGTTTGCTTTTCCCATAAACACTTACGTCAATTCTTCAGCAACTCCCGACATTGGATAGAACGCTGCACCGGCGGTCTTTTAATGTTATTAGGGATTCGAATCCTATTTATTGAGGTCGTAAATTAAGAGAATTGTGCTTTAAGGGAAGCTTAATGCTTTACCTC
This region of Alphaproteobacteria bacterium genomic DNA includes:
- a CDS encoding methyltransferase, whose translation is MTLSPPIQKTLIVQELGQNGDGVVIADDQRLYIPYATPGDEVSVELILTKKNRYQVVHHEIISQGANYVKPPCPHFGVCGSCQLQHLGDETYRQFKRDKILKPLLFEGFENPDPLVLEPIVLPPGLRRRANFNFRCLPKGVELGYHKYHSYELLTLESCHILRPEIVAFMKPLLEVIGKSFPAGFEGEVFITSAHNGLDVTVEVRDKTPLTLEQRELWGQFASHQNLCRLLVTLKGKEDFTLIREMPYVLFDEVPVESNCRGFLQPSSEADKILTSLVCDLLPQAPSRIADLFCGRGTLSLPLSRFAPVDGYEMDEPALNALKSAAGKVQRPIATFYRDLFKTPLREKELEPYDVVVVDPPRAGAIEQTQALAASAVPTLIYVSCNPLTFARDARILVEGGYKIEAIQPLDQFRWTVHVEAIAKLTRG
- a CDS encoding HU family DNA-binding protein; this encodes MNKSDLIAKVAAASSLTKTDAEKAIDATFKSITQSLKKGEEVRLIGFGTFVVTNRPASDGRNPRTGAAIRIPATRLPKFRAGKQLKEAVAK
- the rfaD gene encoding ADP-glyceromanno-heptose 6-epimerase, coding for MIIVTGGAGFIGSNVVAALEQRGINRLVVCDTLGDTAKWHNLVKRDLYNCIDASQLLPFLDANKNNVEVIFHMGAISDTTEKNVDLILEQNYRLTMKLVEWCGRNRTRLIYASSAATYGDGSVGFEDDPTRIGLSKLRPLNPYGWSKHLVDRTIAQIRELGSNEDFTLPPQCAGLKFFNVYGPNEYHKGGMMSVVNQVYHQIQAKGVARLFKSDHPDYKDGGQLRDFIYINDCLDVMMWLYDHPEVSGLFNVGTGQARSFADLARAVFAALLQPESLEFIDMPDILKGKYQYFTQSINGGLEAAGYTRAFTSLEEGVRDYVQRYLMQDDPYR
- a CDS encoding aspartate-semialdehyde dehydrogenase, producing the protein MSKLNKHKIVVVGATGNVGRAMLSILAERGIPFENVTAVASERSAGGEVSYGDSGILKVYPLSTFDFQGMSIALFSPGGKVSAEFAPKAVASGCVVIDNTSHFRNDPDIPLVVPEVNPEAIAGYTKRRIIANPNCSLIQLVVALKPLHKITSIKRVVLSTYQSVSGAGKDAMDELLNQTRAMYMNSPAQSHHLPRPIAFNVIPQIGEFREDGSTEEEWKIQAELQKILSPDIQVAVTCVRVPVFIGHSIAATVEFEGAIPPDQARKALKNAPGIIVTDNSDESEYLTPIECVGEDPVYISRIRQDKSVPHGLNLWIVADNVRKGAALNAIQIAEILAKDYLNKH
- a CDS encoding LysE family transporter — its product is MLIDYLPSILALTGIQLVGLISPGPDFAVVVRNSLVYSRKTGLITAVGVAFGTLIHLAYILLGLGIVISKTVLLFHLVKYLGASYLIYIGIKGLMARKRTLTYGNLSHHKDISSLEAFQTGVLTNAINVKCMLFFLSVISAFITPNEPGMIIFIYGMIIFFTTLIWFLIVAVCFSHKHLRQFFSNSRHWIERCTGGLLMLLGIRILFIEVVN